TATCTTCTTTAGATAGTCCTGTCTTATTCAAAAGTTCTGCTATCTCATCGCAAGCAAATATAATGCGTTTTAATTTATCAGAATCGTACTGCATTTTATTCAGTTCGCTGATATTTGAATACGAGGCGTCACTTAGTATTTTCTTTCTTTTTTCCAGTTCATATATCAAGCTATCCAAATCTTCTAAAAGCTTGTTCTTGTCCGTAATAAATATGCACTTTTCACGCCATATTTTGCAAAAGTCAACGCCACCTTTAAAGTCTGCAATATGAACCTCGGCACCCTTTTTAATACATTGTAAAAGCAAGTGTTTAAGCAGAAAACTTTTTCCTGATCCTGTGGATCCGCCTATTAAAATATGGGGGATTTTGTTAAGATCGACTTTTACATCTTCAAGCAAACTTTTCCCTAAAACTATTTCAAAATCTTTATGACTTAAAAATTCATCATTCCAATATACAGCCCATGGAATCTGAATATTGCCGGAAACAGTTTTTAATATAATCCTGTTTCTTTTCTTACCTTGCATAATTTCATCAATATATACATTTAAAATTGCCTCAATGCTTTCTTTATTGTTTTCCCAATCGCATAGAGGAATGCCATTGGATTCAAATTCCATCAACGTTTTACTTGCTGCCTTATCAAAACTTCTTCTGATTAGGAGAGGCGTTTCACCTGCGTGATTTATAAGGCCCGTTCTAAGTAATCCTTCATTTATTTCCTTTGCTCCAAATGGTGTGCCAAGGAAAACAATTAAGACTACAAATAGCCCTATAAATATAAACGGGAATACTAATTCAATTGTTATCTTATTGGCTGCACCAAATATATCTACATCATTTATGTATATGAATTTTTCTTTGAAATTCCAAAA
Above is a genomic segment from Oscillospiraceae bacterium containing:
- a CDS encoding DUF87 domain-containing protein, whose translation is MDNNEKFLIQRKTRLRYQWLRFKTGLYGILTDWLKAAVAGLYILLVILFWNFKEKFIYINDVDIFGAANKITIELVFPFIFIGLFVVLIVFLGTPFGAKEINEGLLRTGLINHAGETPLLIRRSFDKAASKTLMEFESNGIPLCDWENNKESIEAILNVYIDEIMQGKKRNRIILKTVSGNIQIPWAVYWNDEFLSHKDFEIVLGKSLLEDVKVDLNKIPHILIGGSTGSGKSFLLKHLLLQCIKKGAEVHIADFKGGVDFCKIWREKCIFITDKNKLLEDLDSLIYELEKRKKILSDASYSNISELNKMQYDSDKLKRIIFACDEIAELLNKTGLSKEDKEFISQIENKLAIIARQGRAFGIHLILATQRPDANILPGQIRNNIDFRVCGRADTVLSQIILDNTKAADEIPKHTQGRFITHDGKVFQGYMYDESTI